A genomic segment from Lignipirellula cremea encodes:
- a CDS encoding DUF1257 domain-containing protein: protein MSHIVQIQTEVRDLVAVRAACERLKLPSPVIGSHRLYQGTVIGLGVELPGWRYRVVCDLVNGQLRFDNFGGRWGEQVHLDQFLQNYAVERVKIEARKKGHSVTEQSLEDGSVKLTVNVGGGV from the coding sequence ATGTCGCACATTGTTCAGATTCAGACGGAGGTTCGCGACCTGGTCGCCGTGCGCGCTGCGTGCGAGCGGTTGAAGTTGCCGTCGCCGGTGATCGGCAGCCATCGCTTGTACCAGGGCACGGTTATTGGCCTGGGCGTGGAGTTGCCCGGCTGGCGGTATCGGGTCGTTTGCGACCTCGTCAACGGCCAGCTCCGCTTCGATAACTTCGGAGGCAGGTGGGGCGAGCAGGTTCACCTTGATCAGTTCCTTCAAAACTACGCCGTGGAGCGGGTCAAGATTGAAGCCCGGAAGAAGGGCCACAGCGTGACCGAGCAGTCGCTGGAAGACGGCTCGGTGAAGTTGACCGTCAACGTCGGAGGTGGCGTATGA
- a CDS encoding SUMF1/EgtB/PvdO family nonheme iron enzyme, whose protein sequence is MDQSAKQLDLIADKFEAGDFPTSGRSTRCAETVETYQVKGRKVSRKLLIYSLMLGLVGCADSTGKLPAPAVPADRAETSPAPAWAGWPADGPPPAIVPFDADTAKQHQQAWATYLDVPVERELELAEDVRMKLVFIPPGEFQMGSNDDQEPVAVTLTQGFYLGETEVTQAQWTAVMETKPWTGETFIKEGPAYAASYISWNDAIDFCTKLTEQEHAAGRLAKGWRYALPTESQWEYACRAGTTTAYYFGDDPAHLGDYAWFYDNAYDIGAKYAHEVRLKKPNAWTLYDMHGNVWEWCRNGYQYDLPGGIDPASVEGSDRVYRGGSWNNAAGICRSAYRSGVVPSSRIYDLGFRLAAVPVGGAEQEPVSESR, encoded by the coding sequence TTGGATCAATCCGCCAAACAGCTTGATCTAATCGCCGATAAGTTTGAGGCTGGCGATTTTCCGACATCGGGCCGCAGTACCCGCTGCGCCGAGACAGTAGAGACGTACCAGGTGAAAGGCCGGAAAGTGTCACGCAAACTGCTAATCTATTCTCTGATGCTGGGCCTCGTGGGATGTGCGGATTCCACTGGCAAGCTACCAGCACCGGCAGTTCCGGCAGACCGAGCCGAGACCAGCCCAGCCCCTGCATGGGCAGGCTGGCCGGCAGACGGTCCGCCGCCTGCGATTGTTCCCTTCGACGCCGACACAGCGAAACAGCACCAGCAAGCCTGGGCCACTTATCTGGACGTACCCGTCGAGCGCGAACTTGAGCTGGCGGAAGACGTCAGAATGAAGCTCGTGTTCATTCCGCCTGGCGAGTTTCAAATGGGGAGCAACGATGATCAGGAGCCAGTTGCCGTTACTCTGACTCAGGGTTTTTACTTGGGGGAAACCGAAGTCACCCAGGCACAATGGACGGCGGTGATGGAAACGAAACCATGGACCGGAGAAACGTTCATCAAAGAAGGTCCGGCGTACGCGGCGAGCTACATCAGCTGGAATGACGCCATTGATTTTTGCACGAAGCTCACCGAGCAAGAGCATGCGGCGGGACGTTTAGCCAAGGGTTGGCGTTACGCATTGCCGACCGAATCGCAGTGGGAATACGCTTGCCGCGCCGGTACGACAACCGCCTACTATTTCGGCGACGACCCGGCGCACCTGGGCGACTATGCCTGGTTTTACGACAACGCCTATGACATTGGAGCGAAGTACGCGCACGAAGTGCGCTTGAAGAAGCCGAACGCGTGGACCTTGTACGATATGCACGGCAACGTCTGGGAATGGTGCCGGAACGGGTATCAGTATGACCTTCCTGGCGGGATCGACCCCGCTTCCGTCGAGGGCTCGGACCGGGTGTACCGGGGCGGTAGCTGGAACAACGCTGCCGGGATCTGCCGGTCGGCGTACCGTTCCGGGGTCGTCCCGTCGTCGCGGATCTACGACCTGGGCTTCCGCCTGGCCGCAGTTCCAGTCGGCGGAGCCGAGCAAGAACCGGTGAGCGAAAGCCGGTAG
- a CDS encoding cyclic-phosphate processing receiver domain-containing protein, which produces MRITILDDEPCRLEAMQAVLDRLEDPPNVFTFDNAPDMIEWLKDHSASCDLICLDHDLGPNRTRDGTDFDPGIGRDVADFLAKCKPVCPIVIHTTNTEARPGMIAVLEEAGWQVAYVSPYEDLLWVCEIWASEVRQRLGDRAAG; this is translated from the coding sequence ATGAGAATCACCATTTTGGATGACGAGCCATGTCGCCTTGAAGCCATGCAGGCGGTTCTGGATAGACTTGAAGACCCGCCGAATGTGTTTACATTCGATAATGCTCCTGACATGATCGAATGGCTCAAGGATCACTCAGCATCCTGCGATCTGATTTGTTTGGATCACGACCTGGGGCCGAATCGAACTCGCGACGGAACCGATTTCGACCCGGGCATCGGTCGAGATGTTGCCGACTTCCTAGCCAAATGCAAACCCGTCTGTCCGATCGTCATCCACACGACGAATACCGAGGCGAGGCCGGGAATGATCGCCGTACTAGAAGAGGCCGGCTGGCAAGTGGCCTACGTCTCGCCTTACGAGGACTTGCTCTGGGTGTGCGAAATATGGGCCTCCGAGGTGAGGCAACGCCTTGGCGACAGGGCGGCAGGGTAG
- a CDS encoding DUF4288 domain-containing protein codes for MGFIPKDSRWYLADVVLEHRIDGDLQNVVHVNTHLVEAGSPDEAYSKALALGHSGENEYENTDGQHVRTLFRGLRELSVIHEPLGDGAELMYTEQVGIPEERLRSWGRPRESLAVFAPITDKRDAPNYLPHMFKTLVDGESASSEQAEPGAAPDGPI; via the coding sequence GTGGGCTTTATTCCGAAAGACTCGCGATGGTACCTCGCCGACGTGGTGCTCGAGCACCGGATTGACGGGGACTTGCAGAACGTTGTCCATGTTAACACCCACTTGGTGGAGGCGGGCTCGCCGGACGAGGCGTACTCCAAGGCGCTGGCGCTCGGCCACAGCGGCGAAAACGAGTACGAGAACACCGACGGCCAGCACGTCCGCACGCTGTTCCGCGGGCTTCGCGAACTGAGCGTCATCCACGAGCCGCTGGGGGATGGGGCGGAGCTGATGTACACGGAGCAGGTTGGAATACCTGAGGAGCGATTGCGGTCGTGGGGCCGTCCGCGGGAGTCGCTGGCGGTGTTCGCCCCGATCACGGACAAACGCGACGCGCCGAACTACCTCCCGCACATGTTCAAGACCCTCGTCGATGGTGAGTCCGCTAGCTCCGAGCAGGCCGAACCCGGCGCTGCACCGGACGGGCCCATTTGA
- a CDS encoding AAA family ATPase, with product MTFTNRLAEYVRACFTGLWIESHEHQDALVAMAQLCRQEDWRMATWDIEQGLKIPGTETGANASDPLAAIRAVNSLATPDGTAILVLQNFHRFLQSAEIVQALAQQVVTGKQNRTIIVVLAPVVSLPVELEKLFVVLEHELPSREQLEEIAQGIATEEGEFPAGRERETLLDAAVGLTRYEAENAFSLSLVREGRLTASTLWQQKAQMLKKSGTLQLYRGGDDFSRLGGLSALKAFTKRALLQPTRDNPLKRPRGVMLLSPPGCGKSQFCKALGSEVGRPVLILDVGSLMGSLVGQSEERTRHALKTIDAMAPCVVMIDEVEKAFAGVNGSGDSGVSSRMFGTFLSWLSDHESDVFVVCTANDVSKLPPEFGRSERFDGVFFVDLPSREEKDAIWHIYLQLFEIEPNQRRPQDDNFTGAEIRACCRLAALLDVPLLQAAQNVVPVAVTAAESVERLRTWASGRCLDASHPGIYQHRDGSGKTRRRVSRDSSNN from the coding sequence ATGACGTTTACGAACCGCCTGGCGGAGTACGTGCGGGCGTGCTTCACCGGTCTTTGGATTGAATCGCACGAGCACCAGGATGCCCTGGTCGCCATGGCGCAGCTCTGCCGCCAGGAAGATTGGCGAATGGCGACCTGGGACATCGAGCAGGGATTGAAGATTCCCGGCACCGAGACGGGAGCCAACGCCAGCGACCCGCTGGCGGCGATCAGGGCCGTCAACTCGCTGGCCACGCCGGACGGCACCGCCATCCTGGTGCTTCAGAACTTCCACCGGTTCCTGCAATCGGCGGAGATCGTGCAGGCCCTGGCGCAACAGGTTGTCACCGGCAAGCAGAACCGGACCATCATCGTGGTGCTGGCCCCGGTCGTCTCGTTGCCGGTCGAGCTCGAAAAGCTGTTCGTCGTGCTGGAGCATGAACTGCCCAGCCGCGAGCAACTGGAGGAGATCGCCCAAGGCATCGCCACCGAGGAAGGCGAGTTCCCCGCAGGCCGCGAACGGGAAACGCTGCTCGACGCCGCCGTGGGCCTCACTCGCTACGAGGCCGAGAACGCGTTCAGCCTGTCGCTCGTTCGCGAAGGCCGGCTGACGGCTTCTACGCTCTGGCAACAGAAGGCCCAGATGCTCAAGAAGAGCGGCACGCTTCAGCTCTACCGCGGCGGCGATGACTTCAGCCGACTCGGCGGATTGTCGGCGTTGAAGGCGTTCACCAAAAGGGCGCTCTTGCAACCGACGCGCGACAACCCGCTCAAGCGGCCCCGCGGTGTCATGCTGTTGTCGCCGCCTGGCTGTGGGAAGTCGCAGTTCTGCAAGGCGCTCGGCAGTGAAGTCGGGCGGCCGGTCTTGATTCTGGATGTCGGCAGTCTCATGGGTTCGCTCGTCGGCCAAAGCGAGGAGCGAACCCGCCACGCTCTGAAGACGATCGACGCCATGGCCCCCTGCGTGGTGATGATCGACGAAGTGGAGAAGGCGTTCGCCGGCGTCAACGGCAGCGGCGACTCGGGCGTATCGTCGCGCATGTTCGGGACGTTCCTCAGCTGGCTCAGCGATCACGAAAGCGATGTGTTCGTCGTCTGCACGGCCAACGACGTCAGCAAGCTGCCGCCGGAGTTCGGCCGCAGTGAAAGGTTTGACGGCGTGTTCTTCGTCGACCTGCCGAGCCGTGAGGAGAAGGATGCGATCTGGCATATCTATCTCCAGCTGTTCGAGATCGAACCGAATCAACGGCGGCCGCAAGACGACAACTTCACCGGCGCCGAAATCCGGGCCTGCTGCCGTCTGGCGGCATTGCTCGATGTGCCGCTGTTGCAAGCCGCGCAGAACGTCGTCCCCGTCGCGGTCACCGCCGCCGAATCCGTCGAGCGATTGCGCACCTGGGCCAGCGGCCGGTGCCTCGACGCCAGTCATCCTGGCATCTACCAGCACCGCGACGGCAGCGGCAAGACTCGGCGGCGCGTGAGCCGCGATTCGTCGAATAACTGA
- a CDS encoding DUF2997 domain-containing protein yields the protein MSSKTIEIIVTPNGQTRVETKGFVGSECRDASRFIEQALGQQTDEVLKVEFHQTGTNQQQVRQGE from the coding sequence ATGAGCAGCAAGACGATCGAGATCATCGTGACGCCCAACGGCCAGACGCGGGTGGAGACCAAAGGCTTCGTCGGCTCGGAATGTCGGGACGCGAGTCGCTTTATCGAGCAGGCCCTCGGCCAGCAGACCGACGAAGTGCTCAAGGTTGAGTTCCATCAGACCGGTACGAACCAGCAGCAGGTTCGCCAGGGCGAGTAA
- a CDS encoding DEAD/DEAH box helicase codes for MDVFKLRDDVIHNYAEYVRSFVQIREPLLKQFVSDSLTDQALWPQPLIQMNPGFDAGGWIDDLVDDGTLHPKCKSVFRIKSEQDAFGLPMRLHRHQVDAIREANARRNYVLTTGTGSGKSLAYIVPIVDHVLRHGSGKGIQAIVVYPMNALCNSQYGELEKFLTTGFGEGKEPVRFDRYTGQESREKREAITHNPPDILLTNYVMLELLLTRPFEQALVQSARGLSFLVLDELHTYRGRQGADVALLVRRVREACHAPGMLCVGTSATMASGGTHDEQRVEIATVASRLFGAEVASGSIIGETLTRETAELDFQNAQVVSRLREDIARTVDFPTDYDEFIAAPIASWLEDAFGLTREHGTNRLIRAQPLPIQGPAGAAQQLGKVTGLTSEACETAIMRWLLAGCNCEPHAETRKQPFAFRLHQFISRGDSVFASPEENSTRHLSLSGQQFVPNSERSKILLPLAFCRECGAEYYSVWKSTDTGTGRVHFRTRELSERVDDPAEGEAGFLYRDSENPWPDDPDDLAQRLPDDWLEEHRGRLRVRSNRRDDTPQPVVVAPDGGVSADGLVYWFTPTPFRFCQHCGVSYRVRRGSSDYGQLATLASGGRSTATTILSLSSVRYLREEPTLQDFARKLLSFTDNRQDASLQAGHFNDFVEVSLLRSALYKAVAAAGPDGVAHDELTQRVYKSLNLPFELFAREPGVQFAQRADTERAFRNVLGYRLYRDQKRGWRVTSPNLEQCGLLRIEYPSLMDLCQAESFWRGTHAALTTATPETRERIAHALLDYLRRELAIDVDYLTTDFFERLQQQSSQRLKEPWAMDEQERPEVASAVFPRSRRPYDRQFYTYLSGRSGFGIYLGRPNTLPEFNRSTGHLRLTDKDTIIQDLFRVLANAGYVVRVVEPADGEDQPGYQLSASAMQWFVAEGKVAFHDPIRVPNPPQDGSRTNDFFVNFYKSVAGELRGLEAREHTAQVPYAERERRERDFSSAKLPVLYCSPTMELGVDIRQLNVVNMRNVPPTPANYAQRSGRAGRSGQPAFVLTYCTSGSSHDQYFFRQPERMVAGAVSPPRLDLANEDLVRAHVHAIWLAETGEWLGNSLTDLLDVEGANPPLTMLPSKKAGLSKASAIAAARGKAESVLETISTELAGTSWYKEDWLKRTLDHTLHAFEDACQRWRSLFRAAKDQFERQNAIIGDVALRPQWDEARRLRREAEAQLELLTDAQNVSQSDFYCYRYFASEGFLPGYNFPRLPLSAYIPARRRMKGQDEFLSRPRFLAISEFGPRSIIYHEGSRYIVNKVILPIAEGDSPLTSAAKQCADCGYMHELKGGEAGPNRCENCHSPRLTRIDSLLRLQNVATKRRDRISSDEEERLRMGYELRTGLRFKEVGGLPYYQVAEVRGPGEFTCNLTYGDAATIWRINLGWRRRANLDQHGFVLDTEKGYWQRSDQLPDEEDPGDPLGARTQRVVPFVEDRRNCLLLEPSERLTSGEIASLQAALKKAIQTIYQLEDNELATEPLPSDKDRKQILFFESAEGGAGVLRRILDDPESLSQIADEALRLCHFDATTAADLRRAAGASEDCEAACYDCLMSYSNQRDHELLDRQKIRKLLVDLKQTRVKASPGIRSFDAHLESLKSHCDSQLEKSWLDYLAARDLRLPSSAQKFNEACATRPDFAYDKERVAIYIDGPPHDFPDRQQRDKEKGLALEDQGITVLRFHHAGQWDEIVASHPNIFGVARDLSPPLVTAVMPAAEEELDLDLFHGDWHAIAQQLGGRDGVQVEPGGDVPHGGRVLGAYVMEVAISEVRLWIVDRRENPSDKLLEAIASQGHLALSIDPADASAVETILAKLEVKQ; via the coding sequence ATGGATGTCTTCAAGCTACGCGACGATGTCATTCACAATTATGCCGAATACGTTCGTAGCTTTGTTCAAATACGCGAGCCGCTGCTTAAGCAGTTTGTTAGCGATAGCCTTACCGATCAGGCGCTTTGGCCGCAGCCGCTCATTCAGATGAATCCTGGTTTTGATGCGGGAGGCTGGATCGACGACCTTGTTGACGATGGCACGCTGCATCCAAAATGCAAAAGCGTCTTTCGCATCAAGTCCGAACAAGACGCTTTTGGATTGCCGATGCGACTGCACCGGCATCAGGTCGACGCGATCCGCGAAGCCAACGCACGTCGAAACTATGTTCTGACAACGGGCACAGGCTCGGGGAAAAGCCTTGCCTACATCGTCCCCATTGTCGACCACGTGCTGCGCCACGGGAGCGGCAAAGGCATTCAAGCGATCGTCGTGTATCCGATGAATGCCCTGTGTAACAGCCAGTACGGAGAGCTCGAGAAGTTTCTCACCACAGGTTTTGGCGAAGGCAAGGAACCGGTACGTTTTGACCGGTATACGGGACAGGAGAGTCGGGAGAAGCGGGAGGCGATCACCCACAATCCGCCCGACATTTTGCTCACCAACTATGTCATGCTGGAACTCCTGCTGACGCGTCCCTTTGAGCAAGCACTGGTCCAGTCGGCACGCGGCCTGAGCTTCCTGGTGCTGGACGAATTGCATACCTATCGAGGCCGGCAAGGAGCCGATGTCGCCTTGCTGGTGCGCCGCGTTCGTGAAGCCTGCCATGCGCCGGGCATGTTGTGCGTGGGCACTTCCGCCACCATGGCCAGCGGCGGCACGCATGACGAGCAGCGGGTAGAGATCGCTACAGTGGCCTCGCGTCTGTTTGGGGCAGAGGTCGCCAGCGGTTCGATCATTGGCGAAACTCTGACTCGCGAGACCGCCGAATTGGACTTCCAGAACGCCCAGGTAGTTTCTCGTTTGCGGGAGGACATCGCGCGCACGGTTGACTTTCCGACGGACTACGACGAGTTCATCGCGGCGCCGATTGCAAGCTGGCTGGAAGACGCCTTTGGCCTGACTCGCGAGCATGGAACGAATCGCCTCATCCGAGCCCAGCCGCTTCCGATTCAGGGGCCCGCCGGCGCTGCGCAGCAACTTGGCAAAGTAACCGGTCTGACCTCGGAGGCGTGCGAGACCGCCATCATGCGCTGGCTGCTCGCAGGTTGTAACTGTGAACCGCATGCCGAAACCAGAAAGCAGCCGTTCGCCTTTCGATTGCATCAGTTCATCAGCCGGGGCGATTCGGTCTTTGCCTCGCCGGAAGAAAACAGCACGCGTCACCTTTCGCTCAGCGGGCAGCAATTCGTTCCCAATAGTGAACGAAGCAAAATCCTGCTCCCGTTAGCATTTTGCCGCGAATGCGGAGCCGAGTACTACTCCGTCTGGAAGTCGACCGATACCGGTACGGGGCGCGTCCATTTTCGGACGCGGGAACTAAGCGAACGCGTTGATGATCCGGCCGAAGGAGAAGCGGGTTTTCTCTATCGCGATTCCGAAAACCCGTGGCCAGACGACCCCGATGACCTTGCCCAGCGACTTCCCGATGACTGGCTGGAAGAGCATCGCGGTCGGCTTCGCGTCCGCAGTAACCGAAGAGATGATACGCCCCAGCCCGTTGTCGTGGCCCCGGATGGCGGCGTGAGCGCGGACGGCCTCGTGTACTGGTTTACACCGACGCCGTTCCGGTTCTGTCAGCATTGCGGCGTTTCCTACAGAGTCCGTCGCGGTTCTTCCGACTACGGTCAGCTGGCGACCCTGGCGAGCGGCGGACGCAGCACTGCCACAACCATCCTCAGTCTGTCGAGCGTGCGCTATCTGCGCGAAGAACCAACACTTCAAGATTTCGCGCGTAAACTCCTGAGTTTCACCGATAACCGCCAGGATGCTTCGCTTCAGGCGGGCCATTTCAATGACTTTGTCGAGGTGAGCCTGCTGCGATCCGCGCTCTACAAAGCGGTTGCCGCAGCGGGGCCTGATGGCGTCGCTCATGACGAGCTGACGCAGCGCGTTTACAAGTCCTTGAATCTTCCGTTTGAACTGTTCGCCCGGGAGCCAGGCGTGCAATTCGCACAGCGTGCCGACACCGAACGCGCTTTTCGGAATGTGCTCGGGTATCGGCTCTACCGCGACCAAAAACGAGGCTGGCGGGTTACCTCGCCCAATCTTGAGCAATGCGGTCTGCTCCGCATTGAGTATCCGTCGCTCATGGATCTGTGTCAGGCGGAGAGTTTCTGGAGGGGGACACACGCGGCATTGACTACCGCGACGCCCGAGACCAGGGAGCGTATCGCCCACGCACTACTGGACTATCTGCGTCGTGAACTTGCGATCGACGTAGACTACCTGACCACCGATTTCTTCGAACGGCTGCAGCAGCAAAGCTCGCAACGATTAAAGGAGCCCTGGGCGATGGACGAGCAGGAACGACCAGAGGTCGCGTCCGCCGTATTTCCCCGCAGTCGACGGCCCTATGATCGTCAGTTCTACACTTATCTTTCCGGGCGCAGCGGCTTTGGAATCTATCTGGGTCGACCCAACACGCTCCCTGAATTCAATCGCTCAACGGGACACCTCCGGCTGACCGATAAAGACACCATTATCCAGGATCTGTTCCGTGTACTGGCCAATGCGGGATACGTCGTTCGGGTCGTCGAACCTGCGGACGGCGAGGACCAACCAGGCTATCAGTTATCTGCCTCAGCCATGCAGTGGTTCGTCGCCGAGGGCAAGGTCGCTTTTCACGATCCAATTCGGGTTCCGAATCCGCCACAGGACGGTTCACGCACGAACGATTTCTTCGTCAATTTTTATAAGTCGGTAGCGGGGGAACTGCGCGGCTTGGAAGCGAGGGAGCACACGGCGCAGGTGCCGTATGCGGAGCGTGAACGTCGCGAGAGAGATTTTAGTTCGGCCAAACTCCCCGTGTTGTACTGCTCTCCCACCATGGAACTGGGCGTCGACATCCGGCAATTGAACGTCGTCAACATGCGAAATGTGCCGCCGACGCCCGCCAACTATGCCCAAAGGAGCGGTCGGGCAGGACGCAGCGGCCAACCCGCTTTTGTACTGACCTATTGCACCTCGGGCAGTTCGCACGATCAATATTTCTTCCGTCAGCCGGAACGGATGGTCGCCGGCGCCGTCAGCCCGCCTCGCCTTGATTTGGCCAATGAGGATCTGGTACGCGCCCACGTTCACGCCATCTGGCTGGCAGAGACCGGCGAATGGCTCGGCAATTCGTTGACGGACCTGCTGGACGTGGAGGGCGCCAATCCACCGCTAACGATGTTGCCCAGCAAGAAAGCAGGGCTGTCCAAAGCGTCCGCCATTGCAGCGGCTCGAGGCAAAGCAGAGTCGGTGCTGGAAACGATTTCGACCGAACTCGCGGGCACTTCCTGGTACAAGGAAGATTGGCTCAAACGAACGCTCGATCATACGTTGCATGCGTTTGAAGATGCGTGCCAGCGCTGGAGAAGCCTGTTTCGCGCTGCCAAAGATCAGTTTGAAAGGCAAAACGCCATCATCGGCGATGTTGCCTTGCGCCCGCAGTGGGACGAGGCGCGTCGATTGCGACGCGAGGCGGAGGCCCAGCTTGAATTGTTGACCGACGCCCAGAATGTGTCGCAGTCGGATTTTTACTGCTACCGCTACTTTGCCAGTGAAGGCTTCCTGCCCGGCTACAACTTCCCTCGACTTCCCCTGTCGGCATACATCCCCGCACGACGACGTATGAAAGGCCAGGATGAGTTCCTCTCGCGACCTCGATTCCTGGCAATCTCGGAGTTTGGACCTCGCAGTATTATCTATCACGAAGGCTCACGATACATCGTCAACAAGGTGATTCTTCCCATCGCCGAGGGCGACTCGCCGCTCACCAGCGCCGCCAAGCAATGCGCAGACTGCGGCTATATGCACGAATTGAAAGGGGGCGAAGCAGGGCCCAATCGTTGCGAAAACTGTCACAGCCCTCGACTGACAAGAATCGACTCGCTGCTTCGCCTGCAGAACGTCGCTACCAAACGCCGAGACCGAATTAGTTCCGATGAGGAAGAACGGCTGCGGATGGGCTACGAGCTGCGAACCGGCCTTCGCTTCAAGGAGGTTGGCGGGTTGCCTTACTACCAGGTCGCCGAAGTCAGAGGGCCAGGAGAGTTTACTTGCAATCTGACCTATGGCGATGCAGCCACCATTTGGCGAATCAACCTGGGGTGGCGCAGGCGCGCCAACCTCGATCAACACGGATTCGTACTGGATACAGAAAAGGGCTACTGGCAACGGTCGGACCAACTCCCCGATGAGGAAGACCCCGGCGATCCGCTCGGAGCGCGAACTCAGCGAGTCGTCCCGTTTGTCGAAGATCGCCGGAACTGTCTCCTGCTGGAACCTTCCGAACGGCTTACCTCGGGCGAGATCGCATCGCTACAGGCGGCCTTGAAGAAAGCCATTCAAACCATTTACCAGCTGGAAGATAACGAGCTGGCGACGGAGCCGCTGCCGTCGGACAAAGACCGTAAACAGATCCTGTTCTTCGAGTCGGCCGAAGGCGGCGCCGGCGTACTGCGACGCATCCTGGATGATCCCGAGTCGCTGTCGCAAATCGCCGACGAAGCCCTGCGATTGTGCCACTTCGACGCGACGACCGCCGCAGACTTGCGACGCGCCGCCGGAGCCAGCGAAGACTGCGAAGCAGCCTGCTACGACTGCCTGATGAGCTACTCAAATCAGCGCGATCATGAATTGCTCGATCGTCAGAAGATTCGCAAGCTGTTGGTTGACCTGAAACAGACACGCGTCAAAGCTTCGCCCGGAATCCGATCGTTTGACGCCCATCTGGAATCGCTAAAATCCCATTGCGATAGTCAGCTGGAAAAGTCCTGGCTCGACTACCTGGCCGCCCGCGATCTTCGCTTGCCCTCGTCCGCCCAGAAGTTCAACGAAGCGTGTGCGACACGCCCCGACTTTGCCTACGACAAAGAGCGTGTCGCGATCTACATCGACGGGCCGCCGCATGACTTCCCGGATCGACAACAGCGGGACAAGGAAAAGGGCCTGGCCTTGGAAGACCAGGGCATCACGGTCCTGCGATTTCATCACGCGGGTCAGTGGGATGAAATCGTGGCCTCGCATCCCAACATTTTTGGCGTAGCACGGGATCTCTCGCCGCCTCTGGTGACGGCCGTGATGCCTGCGGCCGAGGAGGAACTCGATCTCGACCTGTTCCATGGCGACTGGCACGCGATCGCACAGCAACTTGGCGGTCGCGATGGCGTCCAGGTCGAACCCGGAGGCGACGTGCCGCACGGCGGACGCGTCCTGGGCGCTTATGTCATGGAGGTCGCCATTAGTGAAGTCCGACTTTGGATCGTCGATCGCCGGGAGAATCCCAGTGACAAATTGCTGGAGGCGATCGCCTCGCAGGGGCATCTAGCCCTGTCGATCGACCCCGCCGATGCTTCCGCCGTGGAGACGATTCTCGCAAAGCTGGAAGTCAAACAATGA